A region from the Bacteroidetes Order II. bacterium genome encodes:
- a CDS encoding SDR family oxidoreductase yields MDFLSLEGKVILITGGYGYLGSAVSQGLAQAGATVVVLGRSIEKFQQQFLHQANIHFEPCDVASTTSIQTAFLNIKTRFGCIDGLINNAFYLKGQNPETMTDEEWNVSMEGTLGSLFKCIREAIPYMKEKGGKIVNVASMYGVVAPDFRVYENNPFLNPPHYGAAKAGIIQLTKYYAAYLGKYNIQVNTVTPGAFPSEAVQQNQAFIERLKQKTPLNRIGKPEDLKGIFVLLCAKSSDFITGQNFIVDGGWTAW; encoded by the coding sequence ATGGATTTTTTATCTCTAGAAGGAAAGGTCATTTTAATTACAGGCGGTTATGGCTACTTAGGTAGTGCGGTTTCTCAAGGACTAGCGCAAGCAGGTGCAACGGTTGTTGTACTAGGGCGTTCTATTGAAAAATTTCAACAGCAGTTTCTCCATCAAGCCAATATCCACTTTGAGCCATGTGATGTCGCATCAACAACTTCCATACAAACCGCATTTTTGAACATCAAGACAAGATTTGGTTGTATAGATGGCTTGATTAACAATGCTTTTTACTTAAAAGGGCAAAACCCTGAAACCATGACAGATGAAGAGTGGAATGTGAGCATGGAAGGCACTTTAGGTAGTTTGTTTAAATGTATTCGGGAAGCAATTCCATATATGAAGGAAAAAGGCGGCAAAATTGTAAATGTAGCATCCATGTACGGTGTGGTTGCGCCCGACTTTAGGGTTTATGAAAATAACCCTTTTTTAAATCCTCCTCATTACGGCGCAGCAAAAGCAGGCATTATTCAACTAACAAAATACTATGCTGCTTATTTAGGAAAGTATAATATCCAAGTAAATACCGTAACTCCAGGGGCTTTCCCGAGCGAGGCGGTTCAACAAAACCAAGCATTTATTGAGCGGCTAAAGCAAAAGACGCCTTTAAATCGTATTGGAAAACCAGAGGATTTAAAAGGCATTTTTGTTTTGCTATGTGCAAAATCATCTGATTTTATCACAGGTCAGAACTTTATTGTAGATGGAGGATGGACTGCATGGTAG
- a CDS encoding glycosyltransferase family protein, which yields MVGAIIQARMGSSRLPAKVLKTLPYDSHITVLDRIIQVLESIPEINKVIIAIPNTPQDDSLAQILADKKVLYYRGSEQDVLSRFYEASHRHKLQTILRFTADNPCIDATFIHQTLVTHLAAGADYTNSQGLPLGTNLEVFSFTALEKAFKAADTPYEREHVTPYIKNIQNGFMLHTIAYKGFDPELRLTLDTAQDYTFQCCLFLALKEANLPLTLPAIQEVIHRHPWMTEINRHIKQAS from the coding sequence ATGGTAGGTGCTATTATTCAGGCACGTATGGGATCGAGTCGCCTGCCAGCCAAAGTCTTAAAAACATTACCTTATGATAGTCATATAACTGTTTTAGATCGCATTATTCAGGTTCTTGAATCTATTCCAGAAATCAATAAGGTCATCATTGCAATTCCCAATACACCCCAAGATGACTCTTTAGCCCAAATATTAGCCGATAAAAAAGTTTTATACTATAGAGGTAGCGAACAAGATGTTTTGAGCCGCTTCTATGAAGCAAGCCATAGGCATAAACTTCAAACCATTTTGCGCTTTACAGCAGACAATCCTTGTATTGATGCTACATTTATCCATCAAACCTTAGTCACACACTTGGCGGCAGGTGCCGATTACACAAACTCGCAAGGTTTACCTTTAGGAACAAACTTAGAAGTTTTCTCTTTTACGGCTTTAGAGAAAGCATTTAAAGCTGCCGATACGCCCTATGAACGAGAACATGTAACGCCATATATTAAAAATATACAAAATGGATTCATGCTCCACACCATCGCTTATAAAGGATTTGACCCAGAACTGAGGCTGACATTAGACACCGCGCAAGATTATACATTTCAATGCTGTTTATTTTTAGCCTTGAAGGAAGCAAATCTTCCCCTTACATTGCCCGCAATTCAAGAGGTGATACATCGCCACCCTTGGATGACTGAGATCAATCGTCATATTAAACAAGCAAGTTGA
- the pseG gene encoding UDP-2,4-diacetamido-2,4,6-trideoxy-beta-L-altropyranose hydrolase, producing the protein MPRVFFRADGNEKIGLGHIMRCLALAEMLQTHFECVFLIQAPSVLLKQQIEASGSFVISLPQQEVDANEVTEELSKHITSQDMIILDGYTFQTAYQKALKNLSIKVVCIDDIPNGLYYADAIINHTGGFSSTDYKTAQPAHFYLGPQYALLRTNFLAAKRSIPHIFICFGGADPENYTMQMLQTCFTHHARSVLEVVIGSANQHQQQLSDLQQIHSNLHIHYNLSAQEMVELMARCDIGITSASTIAYEYLSTGGRLFVIQTASNQKHLFQFLVSEGLAEEGTISNLNKALNPSNKIATLFDGQQAKRLRQVFFDLSIKIQQANLNDAQALYNWANDPITRSQSFSTEPIVWDQHLTWFQRKLNDPQSDLLIAWFGEEAIGQVRFDHRTDYTLISYGLAPKYRGHGLGYSILRLAIDWLTTRRNTKNLWGYVKLSNPASMRAFEKLAFERNHTTDYPETYLYTLNLK; encoded by the coding sequence ATGCCTCGCGTTTTTTTTAGAGCAGATGGAAACGAAAAGATTGGCCTTGGCCACATTATGCGTTGCTTAGCACTTGCAGAAATGCTACAAACGCATTTTGAATGCGTATTTTTAATACAAGCACCATCTGTTTTACTAAAACAACAAATAGAAGCATCAGGAAGTTTTGTAATAAGTTTACCTCAGCAGGAGGTTGATGCAAACGAAGTAACGGAGGAGCTTTCAAAACATATCACAAGCCAAGATATGATTATCTTAGATGGATACACATTCCAAACAGCATACCAAAAAGCGCTAAAAAACTTATCTATCAAAGTCGTTTGTATAGATGATATACCAAATGGACTTTACTATGCAGATGCTATTATCAATCATACAGGCGGTTTTTCTTCGACAGATTATAAGACAGCACAGCCAGCACATTTTTACCTAGGCCCTCAATACGCTTTATTACGCACTAACTTCTTGGCAGCGAAGCGATCTATACCTCATATTTTTATTTGCTTTGGTGGAGCAGATCCAGAGAATTACACGATGCAGATGTTACAAACGTGTTTTACCCATCATGCCAGAAGTGTACTTGAAGTCGTCATTGGAAGTGCTAACCAGCATCAGCAACAACTTTCAGACTTACAACAAATACACTCAAACCTCCATATTCATTATAACTTATCGGCCCAGGAAATGGTTGAACTCATGGCACGTTGCGATATAGGGATCACTTCTGCAAGTACAATTGCTTATGAATATTTATCTACTGGGGGTAGGCTCTTCGTTATTCAAACAGCAAGTAACCAAAAACACCTATTCCAGTTTCTTGTTTCTGAAGGGCTTGCAGAAGAGGGTACAATATCGAATCTAAACAAGGCACTCAATCCATCCAATAAAATTGCCACTTTATTTGATGGCCAACAAGCAAAGCGGCTCCGCCAAGTGTTTTTTGATTTGAGTATAAAAATTCAGCAGGCTAACCTTAATGACGCACAAGCTTTATATAATTGGGCAAACGATCCTATTACAAGGTCTCAATCTTTTTCTACCGAGCCTATTGTATGGGACCAACATTTAACATGGTTCCAACGTAAATTAAACGATCCTCAAAGCGATCTATTAATCGCGTGGTTCGGAGAGGAAGCAATTGGGCAAGTTCGTTTTGATCACCGTACAGATTATACTTTAATTAGTTACGGGCTAGCCCCAAAATACAGAGGACATGGGCTTGGCTACAGTATTTTAAGGCTTGCTATAGACTGGCTCACAACGCGCCGTAATACAAAGAACTTATGGGGCTATGTAAAACTTTCCAACCCGGCATCTATGCGTGCTTTTGAAAAATTAGCTTTTGAACGAAATCACACAACAGACTATCCAGAAACCTATTTATACACTTTAAACTTAAAATAA
- the pseI gene encoding pseudaminic acid synthase, producing the protein MASIRLSTCQIGQAHKPFVIAEMSGNHNHSLERALSIVDAAADAGAHALKLQTYTADTMTIKGAYTIQDQNSLWHGAELYDLYKKAYTPWEWHKPLFDRARVRGMIPFSSPFDETSVDFLESLEVELYKIASFENTDHPLLKKVAQTGKPVIMSTGVSTIADIFESVQVLKNNGCKELILLKCTSTYPSSPENTNLNTIPVLQQVFQDCVIGLSDHTMGVGVAVASVALGARVIEKHFTLRRADGGVDSAFSLEPEELATLVIESERAFLGLGTPQFNVQDKEKNSLLFKRSIYVSKDIEIGEPFTSENIRVIRPGNGLPPKFYDLLLGKQAKQAYKAGTPLTFDAI; encoded by the coding sequence ATGGCTTCTATTCGGCTTTCTACCTGTCAAATTGGGCAAGCACATAAACCCTTTGTGATTGCTGAAATGTCGGGCAATCACAATCACTCCTTAGAACGCGCTTTAAGTATTGTAGATGCTGCGGCTGATGCAGGTGCACATGCCCTAAAACTTCAAACTTATACCGCAGATACCATGACAATTAAGGGAGCTTACACCATTCAAGATCAAAATTCTTTGTGGCATGGAGCAGAGTTATACGATTTATATAAAAAAGCTTATACGCCCTGGGAATGGCATAAACCCTTATTTGATCGGGCAAGAGTGCGGGGGATGATTCCGTTTAGCTCTCCTTTTGATGAAACTTCTGTGGACTTTTTAGAGTCATTAGAGGTCGAACTTTATAAAATTGCGTCTTTTGAAAATACAGATCATCCACTGCTAAAAAAGGTGGCACAGACTGGTAAACCTGTTATTATGTCCACAGGTGTTAGCACCATTGCAGATATTTTTGAATCTGTTCAAGTGCTAAAAAACAATGGATGCAAAGAATTAATTTTGCTTAAATGTACCAGTACTTACCCTTCCTCTCCTGAGAATACCAACTTAAATACAATTCCCGTTTTACAACAAGTTTTCCAAGATTGTGTTATAGGGCTTTCTGACCATACAATGGGCGTTGGAGTTGCAGTTGCTTCTGTCGCCCTTGGCGCACGGGTTATTGAAAAACATTTCACCTTACGGCGTGCAGATGGGGGCGTAGATAGTGCCTTTTCTTTAGAGCCAGAAGAATTGGCAACCTTGGTTATAGAAAGTGAGCGTGCCTTCTTAGGCTTAGGAACGCCTCAATTTAATGTTCAAGACAAAGAAAAAAATAGCCTGTTATTTAAGCGTTCTATTTATGTATCCAAGGACATTGAAATTGGGGAACCGTTTACAAGTGAAAACATTCGTGTTATCCGCCCTGGGAATGGTCTTCCTCCTAAGTTTTACGATCTCCTTTTAGGCAAACAAGCCAAACAAGCATATAAGGCAGGCACTCCTCTTACCTTTGATGCTATCTAA